A stretch of Candidatus Sulfotelmatobacter sp. DNA encodes these proteins:
- a CDS encoding glycosyltransferase family 4 protein produces the protein MAIDVDQRVSAPRRPGRCVFVASGTLPNVDGIRWFFESCWEQIRARVPHAHLEIYGTICLRLDSVPENVTLMGFSHELTEIFSGATVAIAPLLAGSGLKLKVVEAMAYGVPMVTTSIGAQGLLDIQPAPFAVANEPGEFADAVARMLTDDEEHARMVRAARGAAPRFSTARVFAPLEAAIADDLESTRTTHTTSEQSVIAMSR, from the coding sequence ATGGCGATCGACGTGGACCAGCGTGTGAGCGCACCGCGTCGTCCCGGCCGCTGCGTGTTCGTCGCGAGCGGGACGCTGCCCAACGTCGACGGCATTCGCTGGTTCTTCGAGTCGTGCTGGGAACAGATCCGCGCGCGCGTTCCACACGCTCACCTCGAGATCTACGGGACGATCTGCTTGCGCCTCGACAGCGTCCCGGAGAACGTGACCCTGATGGGATTCAGCCATGAGCTGACGGAGATCTTCTCCGGCGCGACGGTCGCCATCGCCCCGCTTCTCGCCGGCAGCGGGCTCAAGCTGAAGGTGGTGGAGGCGATGGCCTATGGCGTACCGATGGTGACGACGTCGATCGGCGCGCAAGGACTGCTCGACATTCAGCCTGCGCCCTTTGCGGTCGCGAACGAGCCGGGCGAGTTCGCCGACGCGGTGGCCAGGATGCTGACCGACGACGAGGAGCACGCCCGAATGGTCCGGGCCGCGCGTGGCGCCGCGCCGCGCTTCAGCACCGCCCGCGTCTTCGCGCCGCTCGAGGCTGCGATCGCCGATGATCTCGAGTCCACTCGCACGACGCACACCACAAGCGAGCAAAGCGTGATAGCGATGAGCCGATGA
- a CDS encoding oligosaccharide flippase family protein: MRLPPVVRHFGGYFAGRILPALVTVLAVSLYTRLLEPGAVGLYALLASIALFAAVAFYWVRVAMLRTLGSTLVMDPALARTVLVSFAGTALVLALVEVAALAAWGRFSTTAIALTVAATIANGWFELTITVLQAKRAVGAYGALSVTRAFTTVVVSLCCIAMGLKGEGLLLGFTLGNASALLAVGQWAPAMSGRFDRELFHRLAHFGWPITATGVLAQLNVTFDRLLLGVTAGTAAVGIYSVAFDFSRQSVYLLISATALAGQPLAMRLLDTDGAEAARAQLRQNVRLMLGLAIPAVAGLVVLAGPIAHTFFGRHFQNGAETIIALAAVATALYGLRTFYFDQAFELSRRTRPAALISVAATAAGIVCSLALIPRYGAYGAAGSSLIANALGIGLSAAWGRRFFPLPFGAAGWVQAGVATFGMVAVLLLIPVHVGLPWLALACTAAVLAYGGCYAIAARTPHAVLGHAVSARANGSLET; the protein is encoded by the coding sequence GTGAGGCTTCCACCGGTCGTTCGCCATTTCGGCGGTTACTTCGCGGGCCGGATTCTTCCCGCGCTCGTCACCGTGCTCGCCGTTTCACTGTACACGCGACTGCTCGAACCGGGCGCGGTCGGTCTCTATGCCCTGCTCGCCAGCATCGCTCTGTTCGCCGCGGTCGCATTCTATTGGGTGCGCGTCGCGATGCTGCGCACGCTCGGCAGCACGCTCGTCATGGATCCGGCTCTGGCCCGGACGGTGCTGGTGTCGTTCGCCGGGACCGCGCTGGTGCTCGCGCTCGTCGAGGTCGCCGCACTCGCGGCGTGGGGGCGGTTCTCGACGACCGCGATCGCGCTGACCGTTGCGGCCACGATCGCCAACGGATGGTTCGAGCTGACGATCACCGTGCTTCAGGCGAAGCGCGCGGTCGGCGCGTACGGCGCCCTCAGCGTGACGCGCGCCTTCACCACCGTCGTCGTCTCGTTGTGCTGCATCGCGATGGGTCTGAAAGGCGAAGGCCTGCTGCTCGGCTTCACGCTGGGAAACGCCAGCGCGTTGCTCGCCGTCGGGCAATGGGCGCCCGCGATGAGCGGACGGTTCGACCGCGAGCTGTTTCACCGGCTCGCGCACTTCGGCTGGCCGATCACCGCGACCGGGGTCCTCGCTCAGCTCAACGTGACCTTCGACCGGCTTCTGCTCGGGGTGACGGCCGGAACCGCGGCGGTCGGAATCTATTCGGTGGCGTTCGACTTCTCTCGCCAGTCCGTGTACTTGCTGATTTCGGCGACTGCGCTTGCCGGGCAGCCGCTCGCGATGCGGTTGCTCGACACGGACGGCGCCGAGGCGGCGCGCGCGCAGCTGCGGCAAAACGTGCGGCTGATGCTCGGCTTGGCGATTCCGGCCGTGGCCGGCCTGGTCGTCCTGGCGGGGCCGATCGCGCACACCTTCTTCGGTCGCCATTTCCAGAACGGGGCCGAGACCATCATCGCGCTCGCCGCCGTCGCGACGGCACTCTACGGCTTGCGCACGTTCTACTTCGATCAGGCGTTCGAGCTCTCGCGGCGCACGCGCCCGGCCGCGCTCATCAGCGTGGCGGCGACGGCCGCGGGGATCGTCTGCAGCCTGGCGCTGATTCCGCGCTACGGCGCGTACGGTGCCGCCGGGTCGTCGCTGATCGCGAACGCGCTCGGTATCGGCTTGAGCGCGGCATGGGGACGGCGCTTCTTCCCGCTCCCCTTCGGCGCCGCGGGGTGGGTCCAGGCCGGCGTGGCGACGTTCGGCATGGTTGCCGTCTTGCTGCTGATCCCGGTCCACGTCGGCCTCCCCTGGCTCGCGCTCGCGTGCACCGCCGCCGTTCTGGCATACGGCGGCTGCTATGCGATCGCCGCGCGCACCCCGCATGCCGTGCTCGGGCACGCCGTCAGCGCTCGCGCCAACGGGTCGCTCGAGACATGA
- a CDS encoding glycosyltransferase → MTPDVCLVVPTYRRPKLLRCALAALRHQTDVEHARVTVVVLDNDPEESARAVVREAAALLPFAIEYLVVRERGLSNVRNAALAVARARAPFLAMLDDDEIPEPQWLAELLRVQSLTDAAAVSGPVLALVPASAPAWIRRGAFYDMPRFHDGAQLRDGCTGNALLRLRAPALNEIGFDPAFNAAGGEDQFFFRELLARGGEIVYAANAVATEQVMPNRLCAAYILRRAFRRGNTLWYCDLRILGTARVIAMRVAKALFWVTFGLASLPVRLAVRGRTGAVEALVDFARGAGMLAGAFGVLFLEYDRPSTLRYGTEM, encoded by the coding sequence GTGACCCCCGACGTGTGCCTGGTCGTCCCGACCTACCGGCGGCCGAAGCTCTTGCGTTGCGCCTTGGCCGCCTTGCGGCATCAGACCGACGTCGAGCACGCCCGGGTCACGGTCGTCGTCCTCGATAACGATCCGGAAGAGAGCGCGCGCGCCGTCGTCCGGGAAGCCGCCGCGCTGCTCCCGTTCGCGATCGAATACCTGGTCGTGCGCGAGCGCGGCCTCTCCAACGTGCGCAATGCCGCGCTGGCGGTCGCACGGGCGCGCGCGCCGTTTCTCGCGATGCTGGACGACGACGAGATTCCGGAGCCGCAGTGGCTCGCGGAGCTCCTGCGCGTGCAGTCGCTGACCGATGCCGCGGCCGTCAGCGGCCCGGTCCTGGCGCTGGTGCCCGCGTCCGCTCCCGCCTGGATCCGCCGGGGCGCCTTCTACGACATGCCGCGCTTTCACGACGGCGCCCAGCTCCGCGACGGCTGCACCGGCAACGCGCTCTTGCGGTTACGTGCGCCGGCGCTCAACGAGATCGGCTTCGATCCGGCCTTCAACGCGGCCGGCGGCGAGGATCAGTTTTTCTTCCGCGAGCTGCTGGCGCGCGGCGGCGAGATCGTGTACGCGGCGAACGCCGTCGCCACCGAGCAGGTGATGCCGAACCGGCTTTGCGCGGCGTACATCCTGCGGCGCGCGTTTCGCCGGGGCAACACGCTGTGGTACTGCGACCTGCGCATCCTCGGCACGGCGCGCGTGATCGCCATGCGGGTGGCCAAGGCGCTGTTCTGGGTGACGTTCGGCCTCGCGAGCCTGCCGGTACGGCTCGCCGTTCGCGGCCGCACCGGCGCGGTGGAAGCACTGGTCGACTTCGCCCGTGGCGCGGGCATGCTCGCCGGCGCGTTCGGCGTGCTCTTCCTGGAGTACGATCGTCCGAGCACGCTTCGGTACGGAACGGAAATGTGA
- a CDS encoding WecB/TagA/CpsF family glycosyltransferase: protein MTVDTASAYLSRRFPSYDVFGARITPTTAHDLLEIVRAHVEASEQCIVASQNLHGLRVLQDDLAFRTLHGLPETYVHIDGMPIVGLCRLAGVPARRDHRVTVLDVIWPLLHLAATLRWRVFWIGGTATVQRLGLAAVRSRVPGLEVDGVCGYFDPGDEAGADVARRLAEYRPHVVLVGMGMGRQERWILSHRHTVAPACFFTVGACLEYVAGTTPTPPRWMGRLGIEWLFRFAADPARFWRRYLVEPWLVAGMILRARRREERVR from the coding sequence ATGACCGTCGACACGGCGTCGGCCTATCTCTCGCGCCGGTTTCCCTCATACGACGTCTTCGGCGCGCGCATCACGCCGACGACCGCACACGACTTGCTCGAGATCGTTCGCGCGCACGTCGAGGCGAGCGAGCAGTGTATCGTGGCCTCGCAGAATCTGCACGGCCTGCGCGTCCTGCAGGACGACCTCGCCTTTCGCACGCTGCACGGGCTGCCCGAGACGTACGTGCACATCGACGGGATGCCGATCGTCGGACTGTGCCGCCTGGCCGGCGTGCCGGCCCGACGCGATCACCGCGTAACGGTCCTGGACGTCATCTGGCCCTTGCTGCATCTCGCGGCGACGCTGCGTTGGCGCGTGTTCTGGATCGGCGGCACGGCCACGGTGCAGCGCCTGGGCCTGGCGGCAGTTCGCTCGCGCGTGCCCGGTCTGGAGGTCGACGGCGTCTGCGGCTACTTCGATCCAGGGGACGAGGCCGGTGCGGACGTGGCCCGCCGACTGGCCGAGTACCGGCCGCACGTGGTGCTCGTCGGCATGGGGATGGGACGACAGGAGCGCTGGATCCTCAGCCACCGGCACACCGTGGCGCCGGCGTGCTTCTTCACGGTGGGGGCGTGCTTGGAATACGTCGCCGGCACGACGCCGACGCCGCCCCGCTGGATGGGGCGCCTGGGGATCGAGTGGCTCTTCCGTTTCGCGGCCGACCCGGCCCGGTTCTGGCGCCGCTACCTGGTCGAACCCTGGCTCGTCGCCGGGATGATCTTGCGTGCCCGGCGTCGCGAGGAACGGGTGCGGTGA
- a CDS encoding glycosyltransferase family A protein: MNTPDICLIVTTYKRPRLLRTVMASLGRQTGIALERVGVVVLDNDPEESARALVEEIGSTMPFPVDYAVCPRPGIVNVRNAALAIGRERAPFLIMLDDDEVPEPQWLAELMRVQAQTGAAAVIGPVPRLVPAGAPAWIRRGAFYDIPTFADGQLLDDGCTGNGVFWLASPAIDGLHFDTAFANAGGSDQFFFRQLLARGGRVAYAANAIAPEYVLPQRLCVTYILRRAFRRGNTLWYCDLRIHGTAGVIALRLCKAAGRIGLGLVTFVPRAIVRGKTGAVEAMVDVARGLGAFAGLFGVVFQEYDQASTIKYGAEVAS, encoded by the coding sequence ATGAATACCCCTGACATCTGCCTGATCGTGACCACCTATAAACGGCCGCGCCTCCTGCGTACGGTCATGGCGAGCCTGGGCCGTCAGACCGGAATCGCGCTCGAACGGGTGGGCGTCGTCGTGCTCGACAACGATCCGGAGGAAAGCGCTCGCGCCCTCGTCGAGGAGATCGGGAGCACGATGCCGTTCCCCGTCGACTACGCCGTCTGCCCGCGACCGGGAATCGTGAACGTCCGCAACGCGGCGCTCGCGATCGGCCGCGAGCGAGCGCCGTTCTTGATCATGTTGGACGACGACGAGGTGCCCGAACCGCAATGGCTGGCGGAGCTGATGCGTGTCCAAGCCCAGACCGGCGCGGCGGCGGTGATCGGTCCGGTGCCGCGACTCGTCCCGGCCGGCGCGCCGGCGTGGATCCGTCGCGGCGCATTCTACGACATCCCGACCTTCGCCGACGGACAGCTCCTCGACGACGGCTGCACCGGGAACGGTGTGTTCTGGCTCGCCTCGCCGGCCATCGACGGGCTGCACTTCGACACTGCCTTCGCCAACGCGGGCGGAAGCGATCAATTCTTCTTCCGGCAGCTTCTCGCGCGCGGGGGGCGGGTCGCGTACGCGGCCAACGCGATCGCGCCCGAGTACGTCCTGCCGCAGCGGCTGTGCGTGACATACATCTTGCGGCGCGCCTTCCGGCGCGGCAACACGCTCTGGTACTGCGACCTGCGGATCCACGGAACGGCCGGCGTGATCGCCCTGCGGCTGTGCAAGGCGGCCGGCCGGATCGGCTTGGGTCTGGTCACGTTCGTACCGCGAGCGATCGTGCGCGGCAAGACCGGCGCGGTGGAGGCGATGGTCGACGTCGCGCGCGGGCTCGGAGCCTTCGCGGGCCTCTTCGGCGTCGTGTTCCAGGAGTACGATCAGGCCAGCACGATCAAGTACGGCGCGGAAGTCGCTTCGTGA
- a CDS encoding NAD-dependent epimerase/dehydratase family protein: MASIVVGGAGFLGSALVEVLIARRQPVVIVDTLQSGSLTNTATAIQSGRGAFAFWNSPASLAQVRQALEVLHARAKVVFDLADAPATSTRIGAELAVPVVALRRIRESPPGMEARTASAQSENALICRGIAYGPRMRRRPSALVYELFAACAAGEPLPIRGIEGVPLEVSSSRRIAHDLVEWVEAGKRHAANLREADAVVTTAEFAATLSLVAGIAMRTRPANPASVPLATHQVPPAAADAGQLESSLAETLAWFRGLEAASVSLAAGASP, encoded by the coding sequence ATGGCCTCGATCGTCGTCGGTGGAGCGGGGTTTCTCGGAAGCGCGTTGGTCGAGGTGCTCATCGCGCGCCGCCAGCCCGTGGTCATCGTCGACACGCTACAGTCGGGATCGCTGACGAACACCGCGACCGCCATCCAATCGGGGCGCGGAGCCTTCGCGTTCTGGAACTCGCCCGCGTCGCTCGCGCAGGTGAGGCAGGCGTTGGAGGTGCTGCACGCGCGAGCGAAGGTCGTCTTCGACCTCGCCGATGCGCCCGCGACGAGCACGCGTATCGGCGCCGAGCTGGCCGTGCCCGTCGTCGCGTTGCGGCGTATACGCGAGTCGCCGCCGGGCATGGAAGCCCGCACCGCGAGCGCGCAGTCCGAGAACGCGTTGATCTGCCGCGGCATCGCGTACGGGCCGCGCATGCGCCGCCGGCCATCGGCGCTCGTCTACGAGCTGTTCGCGGCCTGCGCCGCCGGGGAACCGCTGCCGATTCGCGGCATCGAGGGAGTCCCGCTCGAGGTCAGTTCGTCGCGCCGCATCGCGCACGACCTCGTCGAGTGGGTCGAGGCCGGCAAGCGGCATGCCGCCAATCTCCGTGAAGCCGATGCCGTCGTCACGACGGCCGAGTTTGCCGCTACCCTCTCACTGGTCGCCGGGATCGCGATGCGGACGCGGCCCGCAAACCCCGCGAGCGTTCCGCTCGCGACCCACCAGGTGCCGCCGGCGGCGGCCGACGCCGGTCAGCTCGAGAGCTCGCTCGCCGAAACACTGGCGTGGTTTCGCGGGCTGGAAGCGGCGAGCGTTTCGCTCGCCGCCGGAGCCTCGCCGTGA
- a CDS encoding polysaccharide biosynthesis/export family protein: MYSFRLARTLLAAVASVSLAAIPLGVLAADAPVHVGDQVYVNVYNHPELSGTHVVDSTGNIILVMAGIVHVAGDTPANAARRISARLRPYLPFAAVEVQRQSEGSSITIAGWPFPLNDGVAKYYPGQTLAGAIDAIRMTGQTPELVAQNAPPAFDPYHSQIDMRAVRVERDGALLGTYDMVALAAAGESGPQLRPGDAVLFHDKPIAVQVSGAVRQPGFAHLAPDEPLSDAIDQVYGLTDAARTAGIILRRNGTDTSISIADPAFREPAVNGDVLVVQTAPQVTVAGIVLHPGTVTLKSDVSLLAAVFSAGGPDKDGDLGHVHVVHDGVVEMYDVTLVARGDMSANPRLADGDQVYVPHGKRIDNTILASLASTLRWILFP; this comes from the coding sequence ATGTACTCCTTTCGGCTTGCGCGGACGCTGCTCGCGGCGGTGGCGTCCGTCTCCCTCGCAGCCATTCCGCTCGGCGTCCTCGCCGCCGATGCCCCGGTCCACGTCGGGGATCAGGTCTACGTCAACGTCTACAACCATCCGGAGCTGTCGGGAACCCACGTCGTCGACAGTACCGGCAACATCATCCTGGTGATGGCGGGCATCGTTCACGTGGCCGGCGATACGCCGGCGAACGCGGCCCGCCGGATCAGCGCTCGCCTTCGGCCGTACCTCCCGTTCGCCGCGGTCGAAGTCCAGCGCCAGAGCGAAGGATCGTCGATCACGATCGCGGGCTGGCCCTTCCCGCTCAATGACGGCGTCGCGAAGTACTACCCGGGTCAGACCTTGGCGGGCGCCATCGACGCGATTCGGATGACGGGGCAGACGCCGGAGCTGGTCGCGCAGAACGCACCGCCGGCGTTCGACCCGTACCACTCGCAGATCGACATGCGCGCGGTGCGAGTGGAACGCGACGGTGCGCTGCTCGGCACGTACGACATGGTCGCTCTGGCCGCGGCGGGCGAGTCCGGTCCGCAGTTGCGACCCGGCGACGCGGTGCTGTTCCATGACAAGCCCATCGCGGTGCAGGTGAGCGGTGCGGTGCGCCAGCCGGGGTTCGCGCACTTGGCTCCCGACGAGCCGCTTTCCGACGCGATCGATCAAGTCTACGGATTGACCGACGCCGCGCGGACGGCCGGCATCATCCTCCGGCGAAACGGAACCGACACGTCGATCTCGATCGCCGACCCGGCGTTTCGCGAGCCGGCCGTGAACGGCGACGTGCTCGTCGTTCAAACGGCGCCGCAAGTGACCGTCGCCGGGATCGTACTGCATCCCGGAACGGTCACGCTCAAGAGCGACGTCTCGCTGCTGGCGGCCGTCTTCAGCGCCGGCGGCCCGGACAAGGACGGCGACCTCGGGCACGTCCATGTCGTGCACGACGGCGTCGTCGAGATGTACGACGTGACGCTCGTCGCGCGCGGCGACATGTCCGCGAACCCTCGATTGGCCGACGGCGATCAGGTCTACGTACCGCACGGAAAGCGGATCGACAACACGATCCTCGCCTCGCTGGCTTCCACGCTGCGCTGGATCCTGTTCCCATGA
- a CDS encoding sugar transferase, whose amino-acid sequence MIMRRQTVSVPTVRSDHHIGVVPERDDDVPHISFVYGSRRSARVARRMLDVFVATVVLVVTAPLLLLAILAILAEDRGPALFVQHRVGRFERLFAMYKLRTMRVDMCGDEFTPSTSSDARITRVGRVLRKTSIDELPQLINVIRGDMTLIGPRPEMPFIVREYAPWQHLRHLAAPGLTGLWQVTCRSKVPLHRPEATLLDLEYIRRASASTDLKILLETVRVVVNGQGAH is encoded by the coding sequence ATGATCATGCGCCGCCAGACCGTTTCCGTCCCAACCGTTCGGTCCGATCACCACATCGGCGTCGTGCCGGAGCGGGACGACGACGTCCCGCACATCAGCTTCGTCTACGGCAGCCGGCGCTCGGCACGCGTCGCACGTCGCATGCTGGACGTTTTCGTCGCGACCGTCGTGCTGGTCGTCACCGCGCCGCTGCTCCTGCTCGCGATCCTCGCGATCCTTGCGGAGGATCGCGGGCCGGCCCTGTTCGTTCAGCACCGCGTCGGACGCTTCGAACGCCTCTTCGCGATGTACAAGCTGAGAACCATGCGCGTCGACATGTGCGGCGACGAGTTCACGCCGTCGACTTCGAGCGACGCACGGATCACTCGCGTCGGGCGCGTCTTGCGTAAGACCTCGATCGACGAGCTGCCTCAGCTGATCAACGTGATTCGCGGCGACATGACGCTGATCGGGCCGCGCCCGGAGATGCCCTTCATCGTGCGCGAGTACGCGCCGTGGCAGCACTTGCGGCATCTCGCCGCGCCCGGCCTCACCGGGCTTTGGCAGGTGACGTGCCGCTCGAAGGTCCCGCTGCACCGCCCGGAAGCGACGCTGCTGGACCTCGAGTACATTCGCCGCGCATCGGCGTCGACCGACCTGAAGATCTTGCTCGAGACCGTGCGGGTCGTCGTGAACGGCCAAGGAGCGCACTGA